CCATTTAAAGGTAATGGCACCAAGGGTTGCTTGTCCAGCACTTAGAGTTGTAAGTACGTAAGTCGTACCACCGGCTGTGAACAAAGTAATCTTAACATCAAGGGCAGATGTAGCGGTTCCCGAGAGTTGACCAACTTCTATCACGTATGTTCCTTCAACAGCTGCGCTGGAAACCTCTCCAAGTTGCACGTTTATATTACCACCGGTCACGACTTTGGCGTCAACTTCACTTCTGAAGCTTTCCAGCTTTCCATCAAGAAGTTTTTTCGTGTTGAACTCAGTTGTTCTTGCAATTCTATCGATCTCTTCTCTGAGCTGATCGATTTCTTTCTGAATCTGCTCTCTGTCAACATCAGTGTTGGTATCGGACGCTGCTTGGACCGCAAGTTCTCTCATTCTCTGGAGGATCGAGTGTACTTCTGTGAGCGCTCCTTCTGCTGTCTGAATCAGGGAAATGGCGTCCTGAGCATTCTTAATTGCCATGTTCAAACCCTTGATTTGACCGCGCATCTTTTCACTGATTGCCAGGCCTGCTGCGTCGTCTCCAGCTCTGTTGATCCTCAGACCGGAAGAAAGTCTTTCAAGGGTTTTGCTC
This window of the Thermotoga sp. genome carries:
- a CDS encoding flagellin, with amino-acid sequence MRINHNINALNAWRNISQTQYSMSKTLERLSSGLRINRAGDDAAGLAISEKMRGQIKGLNMAIKNAQDAISLIQTAEGALTEVHSILQRMRELAVQAASDTNTDVDREQIQKEIDQLREEIDRIARTTEFNTKKLLDGKLESFRSEVDAKVVTGGNINVQLGEVSSAAVEGTYVIEVGQLSGTATSALDVKITLFTAGGTTYVLTTLSAGQATLGAITFKWTTSVFSLDDFGGALPLGEVVDSAVVRVEAINTTASQLVFQIGANEGHNMVAGIDDMSSGALGLTTTSLDVTSQDSAERAIMVIDAAIHRVSTARAALGAVQNRLEHTISNLGVAAENLTAAESRIRDADMAKEMMEFTKQQILLQSSMAMLAQANTLPQNVLQLMR